In the Kribbella sp. NBC_00482 genome, one interval contains:
- a CDS encoding protein kinase domain-containing protein — MYRCLRQGTAASALVYPVRVDASTAAAFNKQAKALQGVDHPHVAPVLESGVTDGSPYLISIADAGTLAEQVRSQLRSPADLAVLGRQLADGLAALHGAGLIHGGLTPGAVVLLPDGRPQLSALTLGLGQHTGHAALNSPSQLYVAPETLRDGTLTASSDLYALGAVLHAAISGKPPLAARMGETAGEHILRVLNEPPARLEVLPDKFAEVIALLLEKDPAKRPVSAEVVAAALAALATPTTSPIPPVRPVTAKPTKQAAPATPPLPRPAVMSRTTLRSWPTPNPAPQQQPTAPAPQPAPAPTQTSAPQQQPAPAVPPPPAAGPPATSGGKRRNWLLVGASVVVAAAVITTFALVNRKGQTDTPPLSAPSPTTASTPALAVKLNPPADHSTYVELSWSGPSDVNYAVVTAQVGQPAEVKLVYKHTKYRVAVVPGIQYCFAVQATDGINKMETDPRPIRDAQCER, encoded by the coding sequence GTGTATCGGTGCCTGCGGCAAGGGACTGCGGCCAGTGCGCTGGTTTACCCGGTCCGCGTCGATGCGAGCACTGCGGCGGCGTTCAACAAGCAGGCGAAGGCGCTGCAGGGAGTCGACCATCCGCACGTCGCGCCGGTGCTGGAGTCCGGTGTCACTGACGGATCCCCGTATCTGATCAGCATTGCTGACGCGGGAACTCTGGCGGAGCAGGTGCGTAGCCAGCTGCGCTCACCTGCTGATCTGGCTGTGCTCGGTCGTCAGCTCGCGGACGGTCTGGCTGCTCTGCACGGTGCTGGGCTGATTCACGGTGGTCTCACGCCTGGTGCGGTGGTTCTGCTACCGGACGGGCGTCCGCAGCTGTCTGCGCTCACTCTCGGGCTGGGACAGCACACTGGGCACGCCGCGTTGAACTCACCGAGTCAGCTGTACGTCGCCCCGGAGACGTTGCGGGACGGCACGCTCACTGCGTCGTCCGATCTGTACGCGCTGGGTGCAGTGCTGCACGCTGCGATCAGCGGGAAGCCGCCGCTGGCTGCACGGATGGGTGAGACGGCCGGCGAACACATCCTGCGCGTACTGAACGAGCCGCCGGCGCGTCTCGAAGTACTGCCGGACAAGTTCGCGGAGGTGATCGCGCTGCTGCTGGAGAAGGACCCGGCGAAGCGACCCGTGTCCGCGGAGGTCGTCGCCGCAGCTCTCGCAGCGTTGGCAACCCCGACGACCTCGCCGATCCCGCCCGTACGCCCCGTCACCGCCAAACCGACCAAACAGGCCGCCCCCGCCACACCACCCCTGCCGCGGCCCGCAGTCATGTCCCGAACCACTCTCCGCTCATGGCCCACACCCAATCCCGCTCCCCAGCAACAACCCACCGCCCCCGCCCCACAGCCCGCACCCGCTCCAACACAGACGTCCGCTCCGCAGCAACAGCCCGCCCCAGCCGTCCCACCACCACCCGCTGCTGGACCACCAGCTACCAGCGGAGGTAAGCGACGCAACTGGCTACTTGTGGGGGCGAGTGTTGTTGTCGCGGCCGCCGTCATCACGACGTTCGCCCTGGTCAACCGTAAAGGGCAAACCGACACGCCCCCGCTCAGCGCCCCGAGCCCCACCACAGCCTCCACACCAGCGCTCGCAGTCAAGCTGAACCCACCAGCAGACCACAGCACCTACGTAGAACTCAGCTGGAGCGGCCCGTCCGACGTGAACTACGCGGTCGTCACCGCCCAGGTCGGTCAACCCGCAGAAGTCAAGCTCGTCTATAAACACACCAAGTACCGCGTCGCGGTCGTCCCCGGAATCCAGTACTGCTTCGCCGTCCAAGCCACCGACGGCATCAACAAGATGGAGACCGACCCGCGACCGATCCGCGACGCCCAGTGCGAGCGCTGA
- a CDS encoding helix-turn-helix transcriptional regulator: MYHSEPIEGASYLRTARYPRAVKSAPQIRTTGRRLAHLGVDATAEQTYLVVLERPSWTPAELGERLGLDDAATHEVIQHLTGLGLLARGGSGDVVRPLNPRLSLTALLAEREADLARVTRDLERSRVAAAEIAGEFARRHPAPLGDGNSALDWAGSPAAAQRTIEGLLKSAAGEVLVSTPATAALADPIAGLRELGTGVLAPPVRYRILVPDAARTDPMLARRLQQLTRNGAQVRTATTVPLCAMIVDSATVALPADRTGRGAVSILRLASAVGAVTELYERIWHAATPLRQPTGLGDASGLTVREREVLSLLGDGGTDASAAAQLGVSVRTVRRMVSEMMARLGAQSRFQAGLKAAERGWVGTR, translated from the coding sequence GTGTACCACTCAGAGCCCATCGAAGGCGCTTCGTACCTCCGTACGGCCCGCTACCCGCGCGCCGTGAAGTCCGCGCCGCAGATCCGCACCACCGGACGGCGGCTCGCCCATCTGGGCGTCGACGCGACCGCCGAGCAGACCTACCTGGTTGTCCTCGAGCGACCGTCCTGGACCCCGGCCGAGCTCGGCGAGCGGCTCGGGCTGGACGACGCCGCGACCCACGAGGTGATCCAGCACCTGACCGGCCTCGGCCTGCTCGCCCGGGGCGGCTCGGGCGACGTGGTCCGCCCGCTCAACCCGCGCCTCAGCCTCACCGCGTTGCTCGCCGAACGCGAGGCCGACCTGGCCCGCGTCACCCGCGACCTGGAACGCAGCCGGGTCGCCGCGGCCGAGATCGCAGGCGAGTTCGCTCGTCGCCACCCGGCACCGCTCGGTGACGGCAACAGTGCCCTGGACTGGGCCGGCAGCCCGGCCGCCGCGCAACGCACCATCGAGGGTCTGCTCAAGTCAGCTGCGGGCGAGGTGCTGGTGAGTACGCCGGCCACCGCAGCGCTCGCCGACCCGATCGCGGGACTCCGCGAGCTAGGCACCGGCGTACTGGCCCCTCCGGTCCGCTACCGCATCCTCGTCCCGGACGCCGCGCGTACCGACCCGATGCTGGCTCGCCGGCTGCAGCAACTGACCCGCAACGGCGCACAGGTCCGTACGGCGACCACCGTGCCGCTCTGCGCGATGATCGTCGACTCGGCGACCGTGGCCCTGCCCGCCGACCGGACCGGTCGCGGCGCCGTCAGCATCCTCCGGCTGGCGTCCGCAGTCGGCGCAGTGACCGAGCTGTACGAGCGGATCTGGCACGCGGCCACACCGCTGCGTCAGCCGACCGGACTGGGTGACGCGTCTGGGCTGACCGTCCGCGAACGCGAAGTACTGTCCCTGCTCGGCGACGGCGGCACCGACGCGTCTGCTGCCGCGCAGCTGGGTGTATCGGTCCGGACCGTACGCCGGATGGTGTCCGAGATGATGGCCCGGCTCGGAGCCCAGAGCCGGTTCCAGGCCGGTTTGAAGGCGGCCGAGCGTGGCTGGGTGGGGACGCGATGA
- a CDS encoding type VII secretion protein EccE has protein sequence MPAAPVAVPAAAKPIGVAAPPPVEVRRVPRVRVGQVVCWQLACGLIGASVGRGLVAAVIAGLVGLVAFALTASWRRGLWSYQWLYLAVAYLIRGTRFVPMEGARGELDDGAGTIVRPDGITVLLETDVPPELTPAELLDEHAGLRLKLLRRPGRAWIALTALRSADRPQDTELELLLTNTVRRLTRRLRRRTFRAVPLGPNELTEVLAALTPEQLTEEWDALAVGPGRFRMYAVPAHLALQQAGAVAVSTSSDLEHALVLAPADAPLASAAVPQTGRHRSAFAAALP, from the coding sequence GTGCCCGCTGCGCCAGTGGCCGTACCTGCTGCGGCGAAGCCCATCGGCGTCGCTGCGCCGCCGCCGGTCGAGGTGCGGCGGGTGCCGCGGGTGCGGGTGGGGCAGGTCGTTTGCTGGCAGCTGGCGTGCGGTTTGATCGGCGCCTCCGTCGGCCGGGGGTTGGTGGCTGCCGTGATTGCCGGGCTGGTCGGGCTGGTCGCTTTCGCCCTGACAGCGAGCTGGCGACGCGGGCTGTGGTCCTACCAGTGGCTCTACTTGGCAGTGGCGTACCTGATCCGCGGCACCCGGTTCGTCCCGATGGAGGGGGCGCGCGGCGAGCTCGATGACGGGGCGGGGACGATCGTCCGGCCCGACGGGATCACGGTGCTGCTGGAGACCGACGTACCGCCGGAGCTGACCCCGGCCGAGCTGCTGGACGAGCACGCCGGCCTGCGGCTCAAGCTCCTCCGCCGCCCCGGCCGGGCGTGGATTGCGCTGACCGCACTCCGGTCCGCCGACCGCCCACAGGACACCGAGCTGGAGCTACTGCTCACCAACACAGTCCGCCGACTGACCCGCCGGCTCCGCCGTCGCACCTTCCGGGCCGTACCGCTCGGACCGAACGAGCTGACCGAGGTACTCGCCGCGCTGACCCCCGAACAGCTCACCGAGGAGTGGGACGCACTGGCCGTCGGTCCGGGACGCTTCCGGATGTACGCCGTACCTGCGCACCTCGCTCTTCAGCAGGCCGGTGCGGTCGCTGTCAGCACCTCCAGCGACCTGGAGCATGCGCTGGTCCTGGCTCCCGCTGACGCTCCGCTGGCGTCCGCCGCCGTACCTCAGACCGGCCGGCACCGGTCCGCCTTCGCCGCTGCCCTGCCCTGA
- a CDS encoding AAA family ATPase: MSRTLLVAPDRPGAYPSIGAAVLDAPDNAVVSIAPGVYREVIDLSDRSVTLTADSGDVVIDATSAQTPVLRTAGGRLVLRDLTIRAGDAPAIELNGGALRADRCALSGRFGPVVLVTGPAEVSVSHCKVDGGEHGLVLEDCTAQVEHTKVSGVSADGVIIRLGAAVVLRDCQFIDCGRRGIYAYQYGRPTIESCEVSGTSEAGVLIASDSSAMLSHTLIRDTAGPAVVFGRRCHGEVVSCRWENTAEPALDLAEPELVSVTAAVQVEPRATTDEPAAADVESLLAELDAMVGLAGVKDEVRSLIDEIQVNEWRRKAGLPVGSLSHHLVFAGGPGTGKTTVARIYGKLLAALGVLPKGQFSEVARRDLVGQYQGHTAEKTSVVFQEATGGVLFIDEAYALSRAGAENDSFGQEAIDALVKLMEDHRDEAAVIVAGYSHEMQQFLDANPGLASRFSKTIDFENYSPDELTLIVQRMVAANEYDLDVRAAPILQQHFAAVSQAANFGNARDARRLFDRARKAQSQRLRRLDGMPAISDLRTLQLADVAAAVS, translated from the coding sequence ATGAGCCGCACCCTCCTGGTGGCACCGGACCGTCCAGGTGCCTACCCGAGCATCGGAGCCGCCGTCCTCGACGCACCCGACAACGCGGTCGTGTCGATCGCGCCGGGCGTCTACCGGGAGGTCATCGACCTCTCGGATCGATCCGTGACCCTGACCGCCGACAGCGGTGACGTGGTCATCGACGCCACCTCCGCTCAGACTCCGGTACTGCGGACAGCGGGTGGACGACTCGTACTCCGCGACCTGACCATCCGGGCCGGCGACGCCCCAGCAATCGAGCTCAACGGCGGTGCCCTGCGTGCCGACCGCTGCGCGCTCTCCGGCCGCTTCGGCCCGGTCGTACTCGTCACCGGGCCGGCCGAGGTGTCGGTGTCCCACTGCAAGGTCGACGGCGGCGAGCACGGGCTGGTGCTCGAGGACTGCACCGCGCAGGTCGAGCACACCAAGGTGTCCGGTGTGTCCGCGGACGGCGTCATCATCCGCCTCGGCGCAGCCGTCGTACTGCGGGACTGCCAGTTCATCGACTGCGGACGCCGCGGCATCTACGCGTACCAGTACGGCCGACCGACCATCGAGAGCTGCGAGGTCTCAGGTACGTCGGAAGCCGGCGTGCTGATCGCCTCCGACTCCAGCGCGATGCTGAGCCACACGCTGATCCGCGACACCGCCGGACCGGCTGTGGTGTTCGGCCGCCGCTGCCACGGCGAGGTCGTGTCCTGCCGCTGGGAGAACACAGCCGAACCAGCACTCGACCTGGCCGAGCCGGAGCTCGTCTCGGTGACAGCCGCAGTACAGGTGGAGCCACGCGCTACCACCGACGAGCCCGCCGCCGCGGACGTGGAGTCACTGCTGGCTGAGCTGGATGCCATGGTCGGACTCGCCGGAGTGAAGGACGAGGTCCGCAGCCTCATCGACGAGATCCAGGTCAACGAGTGGCGGCGGAAGGCCGGACTGCCGGTCGGCAGCCTGAGCCACCACCTGGTGTTCGCCGGCGGACCCGGGACCGGCAAGACCACAGTCGCGCGCATCTACGGCAAGCTGCTCGCGGCACTCGGCGTACTGCCGAAGGGACAGTTCAGCGAGGTCGCACGACGCGACCTGGTCGGCCAGTACCAGGGCCACACCGCGGAGAAGACCTCGGTGGTGTTCCAGGAGGCGACAGGTGGCGTGCTGTTCATCGACGAGGCGTACGCGCTGTCCCGGGCCGGTGCCGAGAACGACAGCTTCGGTCAGGAGGCGATCGACGCCCTGGTCAAGCTGATGGAGGACCACCGCGACGAGGCGGCGGTGATCGTTGCGGGGTACAGCCACGAGATGCAGCAGTTCCTGGACGCCAACCCCGGTCTCGCATCGCGGTTCTCGAAGACCATCGACTTCGAGAACTACTCCCCTGACGAGCTCACGCTGATCGTGCAGCGGATGGTTGCCGCGAACGAGTACGACCTGGACGTCAGGGCCGCACCGATCCTGCAGCAGCACTTCGCGGCGGTCTCACAGGCAGCGAACTTCGGCAACGCCCGCGACGCGCGGCGGCTGTTCGACCGGGCCCGGAAGGCGCAGTCGCAGCGACTGCGCCGGCTGGACGGGATGCCCGCCATCAGCGACCTGCGGACGCTGCAGCTCGCTGACGTAGCCGCAGCGGTGTCATGA
- a CDS encoding transglutaminase family protein has translation MTRRLPIVGVLAAGVVAGLLFAPLFGTSAVLWPMLAVAVVAYLVEEAILHRPQVARWRVPLTLVGGVVALLAVIPGAARRPVSLWDAVTSGWRRTLESTWPAAPSPDLVAFVPVLVLLACLVGARVLQRSRLLALLPAVVVAGLSQAYVTVTGLDAVLVGLALAGCFALVLVQWPSERAAWVRLMAALAAMAVGASTLGLTLPASTAMHLAKPSPPDSPTVLSNPLTEIAARLHSPDTVVFTARADGPVDRWPVIALDNFDGVAWTAAPKFQRLGRELPLDSHVTVPVRRQSADVALADWSLPWLPSQTRTLSVVDDVPLLVDPASGALLAEQKRPSQYRVNWAEPTIDSDRLASSGVDSDLGSNADLGEVPVGIDELARSIAGDVRPSFQLALVLEKYLRTNYKLATGENLPTGHGYPQLNHFLLRSKRGTSEQFAAAYVVMARLLGLPARLVVGFKQPGTPSPDGTYVIRNRDVLAWPEVAVTGVGWVPLDPTGTTTSKAGGGLAGAAETVRKQLPPKKEIEREHQSEPTLPFPEDPQRAPHWPGWFALAVVVAALAGLVLLWIIGVPLAKAVRRRRRRRHGTLGAWAEARDLLRDHGIRVTPAATARDLARDSEGAVSQAMTLLAGCLDRALWSGQDSDPDREFAWSAVRKAQRGLAEGRLSERIRTTFSVRSLIG, from the coding sequence ATGACACGACGGCTACCGATCGTTGGAGTGCTTGCTGCCGGTGTGGTGGCGGGGCTGCTGTTTGCGCCGCTGTTCGGTACGTCGGCTGTGCTCTGGCCGATGCTGGCGGTCGCCGTAGTTGCTTACCTGGTTGAGGAAGCGATCCTGCATCGACCACAGGTTGCTCGCTGGCGGGTGCCGCTGACACTGGTCGGTGGAGTCGTCGCACTGCTGGCTGTCATACCTGGTGCTGCTCGGAGGCCGGTGTCTCTGTGGGATGCGGTGACGTCCGGTTGGCGCCGTACGCTCGAGTCGACGTGGCCGGCCGCTCCGTCGCCGGATCTGGTCGCGTTTGTGCCGGTGCTGGTTCTGCTCGCCTGTCTGGTGGGTGCGCGCGTTTTGCAGCGGTCTCGACTGTTGGCGTTGCTGCCTGCGGTTGTGGTGGCCGGTCTGTCGCAGGCGTACGTCACTGTGACCGGACTGGACGCAGTACTCGTTGGTCTGGCGCTCGCTGGCTGTTTCGCGTTGGTGCTGGTGCAGTGGCCGAGTGAGCGCGCTGCCTGGGTACGTCTGATGGCTGCACTCGCTGCGATGGCGGTTGGTGCCAGCACTCTCGGACTGACGTTGCCGGCGTCCACTGCGATGCATCTGGCCAAGCCGAGTCCGCCTGACTCGCCCACTGTGCTCAGCAACCCGCTGACCGAGATCGCCGCGCGCCTGCACTCGCCGGACACCGTGGTGTTCACCGCCCGAGCTGATGGTCCAGTCGACCGCTGGCCGGTGATTGCCCTGGACAACTTCGATGGTGTCGCTTGGACGGCTGCACCGAAGTTCCAGCGCCTCGGACGCGAACTGCCACTCGACTCGCACGTGACGGTGCCGGTACGACGGCAGTCGGCGGACGTAGCGCTGGCGGACTGGTCGTTGCCGTGGCTGCCCAGCCAGACGCGGACGCTGTCGGTGGTGGATGACGTGCCGCTGCTGGTCGACCCGGCGTCCGGTGCGTTGCTCGCCGAGCAGAAGCGACCGTCGCAGTACCGGGTCAACTGGGCCGAGCCGACGATCGACTCGGATCGGCTGGCGTCGTCCGGTGTTGACTCGGACCTGGGCAGCAACGCGGATCTCGGTGAGGTGCCAGTGGGCATCGACGAGTTGGCGCGCAGCATCGCCGGCGACGTGCGGCCGTCGTTCCAGCTGGCACTTGTCCTGGAGAAGTACCTGCGGACGAACTACAAGCTGGCCACCGGTGAGAACCTCCCGACCGGCCACGGGTACCCGCAGCTCAACCACTTCCTGCTGCGCAGCAAGCGCGGTACGTCGGAGCAGTTCGCGGCGGCGTACGTCGTGATGGCGCGCCTGCTCGGGCTGCCGGCACGGCTCGTCGTCGGGTTCAAGCAGCCGGGCACACCGAGCCCGGACGGGACGTACGTGATCCGCAACCGCGACGTACTCGCGTGGCCCGAGGTCGCGGTGACAGGTGTGGGCTGGGTGCCGCTCGACCCGACCGGGACCACCACGTCCAAGGCGGGTGGTGGGCTGGCAGGCGCTGCGGAGACCGTGCGGAAGCAGTTGCCGCCCAAGAAGGAGATCGAGCGCGAGCACCAGTCCGAGCCGACGCTGCCGTTCCCGGAGGACCCGCAGAGGGCGCCTCACTGGCCGGGCTGGTTCGCGCTGGCCGTGGTCGTGGCTGCGCTCGCGGGCCTGGTCCTGCTGTGGATCATCGGTGTGCCGCTGGCCAAGGCGGTACGTCGTCGGCGGCGCAGGCGGCACGGGACGCTTGGCGCGTGGGCCGAGGCACGTGACCTGCTGCGGGATCACGGCATACGGGTGACGCCGGCTGCTACGGCACGGGACCTCGCACGTGACTCGGAAGGAGCGGTGTCGCAGGCGATGACGTTGCTGGCCGGGTGTCTGGACCGGGCGCTGTGGTCGGGGCAGGACTCCGATCCGGACCGGGAGTTCGCGTGGTCCGCCGTACGCAAGGCTCAGCGCGGGTTGGCCGAGGGGCGGTTGTCGGAGCGGATCCGTACGACGTTCAGCGTGCGCAGCCTGATCGGGTGA